GGTGTATAATTTAAGCGCATTTCCACTCCGTTCCCAGCGGCGGAATTCTTTCCAGTCCCGCTCTTTCGTCATCCACCCTGTGCGGATTCTGATGCCCTTTTCCGTCAATGTATAATACACGGGAACGAAATAGGGTAAAACATAACCTCCCAGTACAACAAGCGACAAAAAGAGGAAGATAAGGTTTCCACCGGCAATTCCTGCAAAAAAGGAGACCGTAAGTATGAAAATCAGAACGGCAATGCCTTTGCCGGGATTCTGCTTCACCATGTGAATCTTCCAGGTCATAATGGTGTCATCATTCATTGCTTATCGTTTATCCGGAAATATTTACCGGATTATTATAGGAAATATAAATCCTGAAAAAAAGGATAAACTCCGATGGGGTTCCGGAATTTGCATTCACAGGATTGTATTATTTTGTCTCATAAATCTCAAGATTGGCGCGGGGGAGCATAACTTCTTTATTTTGCTCATAGATCTTTACTTTAGCAACCCGGGCCATGGAGCCTGATTCCAGTTTTTGCAGGGCATGAGGCAATTCTGTTACTTCACCCAGCAGACCAAAATAGGGGGCCCGAATTACCCGGACAACCGTACCAACATCCATGCCTTTTACATCATCCGCTTTGACTTTATCATCAGCTTTTTCGTCGAGGCAGATAATGACTTCCGGACGAATCACACCGGCACGAATCTGGGTTGCCCCGTTGATAGACGCAATATCCCCTTCATGGTCTTTCAACAACTTGAATGTTTGTTCGGCCATACGGATTTTACCAAATCCTTCGGTTACAATCAGGGTAGTCTGAACCGGCTCTTCACCCGTAATGGCAACTCCGATATCATAGCCTACAATATCTTTAATGTCTTTATAATTGAAACCTCCCACAATGATACCTTCCACACCCAATTTTTCTGCTTTTTTGAAGGCATCCAGTGTCATAAAGGCTCCGGCAACCAGGACTTTCCCCTTACAGGAATCATCAATCAAATCAGCAGTCAGGGTACCCCCGGGATTTTCGGTAAGGATTTTTATGGCACCCCGGCGCTCTCCGCCGATACCGAAAATTCCCTGAACAAAAGCGGCTGTAGTCCGGATGACAACCCCTTCTTCCGGAATCACTTCATCAATAACCCCGTTAATATAGGCATTGATATTGACCGGAATCGGATCTTCCCGGATAATCGCCTGTCCCGTGACTGTGGAAAAGGAATCCAGTGTTCCGGCCACAGGGGACTTCACAGAACTTTTAAAAAGGCCGAAAATGCCTTTGGTTTCTGCCAGAATATCTCCTTTCTGAATAACATCCCCCTCTTTTTTTATCATAAAATCATTCAACTCAGAGGGATCCACATTCAGAAAATTGGCCACATTGACGGGAAAGACATTTCCCGGCAGATCGGTATGCGCCACGACATCCTCAGCTTTCACCAAATCCCCTTTTTTAACTTTCACATTCCCTTTCAGAGGAAGGCGTCGGGTTTTGGTAAGCTTTGTTTTCGCAAGGACTTTCAGTCCCGGTGTATATGCATGAGCCATAACTATCTCCGCTTAGCTTTCAAATTCTTTCACTGCCTGACTCCAGACCTGGAGTTTTTTAACCCTTTCTGCGAGATTGGCAGGAAGCATGAAGGGATTCCTGCCCCGGGCATCAATGATGATACCCACCAATCCGCCATAAACTGTAGTTCGAATGGCATTTCCCGGACCATCGCCCACATCCACGCCCCGGACCGGAATAATTTCAGCTTTAACGGGCGTGTACGGTGCTTCAATCAAAATCATATCACCAAAGGGAATTGCCTGATTGAAAACTTTCCCTTCCGGGAGTTCCAGTTTTACCGTCACAAAATCCTTACCCGGTTTTACCGAACCGACGGGAGCAATGCAGGTCCCCAGGCGCAGGAGACAATCTTTATTAAAGACTTCTGTCGCCGCTTTTTCATGAACACTGGCCAAAACACCCAATTGAGGCATCATAAAAATACTGTCCACGGCCAACTGTGTGATCCCTTCGGGGAGAAAAGCATCGATCATCATCCGGGCGGATTGATGGCGCCGGGGTGCATGGGATAAAACACCGCCGCTGCCGACCAGCAGATCCAGATCCATCATATTCACCAGTGTTTCCCCCGTGGAGGACTGGTCAAAGGTATCTGAAATCGTCCTTTCTTTCTGGACCCCCTTCAGTCCCACGGCAAAGGATTTATGCTGCACAAAAGAAAGCCTTAGGGCTTCCCGGGCAATTGCCTGCTCAATTTTCAATTCTTCCAGACTCTGGGGGATAGTGGTCGGTCGGATCATTTTATTGCCAATCCGGTTCCGTAAATCTGTTTCGTTGATATCAAAGGGAACCCAGCGCAGAATATTCTCAAGCTTAGCTTCGGCAAGCACATTGGAAATGGAATAACTCATCCCCAGATTGGCACTGACCGTCCGGTTGAAAACCGGTTTGCCGGAATCCGGGTCTTTGAAAACGGAGAAAACATCTGTCGTTGCTCCGCCGATATCCACACCTACAACAGAAATGTCCTCATTCCGGGCAATGACCTGAATAATGGATCCCACAGCTCCCGGTGTGGGCATGATGGGTGCATTGGTCATATCCATGAGCTTCTTATATCCCGGAGCCTGAGCCATCACATGCTCCATAAACAGGTCATGAATTTTATCCCGTGCCGGCCCCAGATTTTCCCGTTCCAAAACCGGTCTCAGATTAGGTACGACACTCAGATCCGTCACCTCACTTAAATTCTTTTCAATTTCCGGTGCTGCCTTTTTATTCCCCGCGTAAATCACGGGAAGACGATAATTTATACCGAGCCGGGGTTTGGGGTTGGATGCACGCAATAATTCGGCCATTTCCACCACATGACTGATGGTACCTCCATCTACTCCTCCGGAGAGAAGGATCATGTCCGGACGCAGATGTCGGATACGGGATATTTTTTCATGGGGCATCCGGCTGTCATTGGAGGCCAAAACATCCATGACAATGGCTCCAGCTCCCAGGGCAGCACGCTCTGCCGATTCAGCACTCATAGCCTTTACCACACCGGCCACCAGCATCTGGAGACCTCCGCCGGCAGAACTGGTGGAGATGTAGATATCCACACCTGTATCCCCCTTTTGCGGACTTATAATCTTGTCGTCATCCAGGATAGTCCGTCCCCGAAGCTCTTCCACTTCCTTTACAGCGTTCAACACACCTTTTGTTACATCCTCAAAAGGTGCTTCCACAGTTGTCGGAGCTTCACCCCGCGTCACAAGTCGGTATTCATCTCCCCGTTTTTCAATCAGAATTGCTTTTGTTGTAGTACTTCCGCAATCTGTTGCAAGGATTGATTGAATATTTTCAGGTTTCACAGTCAGTTCTTCCATGCTTCCACCTTATTTAAACAAAACGGATTAACAAATAAAAATAGACAATCGGACCTGTAAAAGCCAGACTATCCAAACGGTCCAGGGCTCCCCCGTGATCCAATAACAACCGGGAGGTGTCTTTTACGCCGATATGACGCTTCAGAGCAGATTCCACCAGATCACCCAATTGACCAAAAATCCCGGCTATTAATAACAGCACCAGATAATCCCACCAGGTAAAGCTCTTGATCCAACCATAGCGGGCTGCCACGAGACCGACAACCAGGCTCCCAATAAAACCGGCAATCGCTCCTTCCCAGGTCTTGTTCGGGCTAATGGTGGGGCTCAATTTCACCGTACCGTAAGCGGAGCCCAGAAAATAGGCCAGGGTATCACAAATCCAGATCATTGCCAGCATAATATAGAGAATTCTTGCCCCTTCAAAGGAATCCCACCCTGTTTGCAGGGATATCCCCCGTATCAGGGCCAGACTTGTCAGGGCAAGGGTCGGGTAAATCATGGACGCACCGGCATACAATACCGTGTTAAATTCCGACAAAGGTCTTCGGAACATCATCAGCAAAACAGTTACAGACCATGCCCCCAAAAGAGCCGGATAAACCCACATCATTCCCCCGTAATATGCCAGATAAACCAGTCCGGCATTGAAGAGGGATAAAAAGAAAATCCCCGTTCTTCCAGGGATTTTCAACAGTGTCAGGAATTCGTATGAGCACAAAAGGACGGCGATGGCAATAAAGGATACAAACCATACACCCCCTGCAGCAATCAGGGCCAAAATAACCGGAATACCAATCACGGATATCAGTACACGGTTGAACAGGGATGTATTCGATTTATGTCTCATCATATAGCTTGCGAAATTAAATGTTTCATTGCGAATTCGCAAACTTAAAACGTTTAACGGTTGAGACATCCCACCTACATCCGGTCGGCGAATTTGTGTTTCTGGAAAAATGAGAAAAGGACCGGCACAAAAAAGAGTGTCAGGAGAGTGGAGACGAATAAACCGCCGATAACGGCTCTGGCCATGGGTGTCCAGATTTCGGCACCTGAACCCAGTTCCAGGGCCAGGGGCATCATGGAGAGAATGGTTGTCATAGCCGTCATCAAAATAGGACGGAGCCTGGTTTTGGCACCGACAATAATAGCATCATTGAGTTTCATGTCTGTTCTGTTCAAAATCTGATTGATATAATCGATAAGCACAATCCCATTATTCACCACAATACCCACCAGGAGCATCCCTCCGATCAACACCGTGACTCCGATGTCGGTCCCGGTGATCAGCAGAGCCCAGATTACCCCTATAAAAGCCAGGGGAACGGTAAACAAAATAATGAAAGGATCGAGGAGCGATTCAAACTGGGAAGCCATCACCATGTACACAAGGGCAATTGAAACAAGAATAGCAATAAACAGATAGAAAAAAGATTCCTGCTGCTCTTCTGCAGTCCCGCCTATTTCATACCTTACATCCGGAGGGAATGGGACTGTTTTCAGTTGCCTTTCCAGATCGAGGCGAATACTTTGAAGGTCCCGGCCGCTGGTACTGGCATTCACGGAAACAAAACGGCTTTGATCCTCACGATTGATCTCCGTGGGACCGTCATGCACACCCACTTTCACCAGGTTTGAGAGGGGAACCTGTTTACCGGTCGCAGTCGGGACGAGAATCTGCAGGATATCCTCCTTATTCAAACGGTATTTCCTGTCAAAACGAACGGTCACGTTATACTCTTCTCCCCTTTCCCTGTACAGGGAGACAATCGACCCTTTGATGGCCGTATTGATGGTATTGGCTATCTGGGGAACCGATAATCCCAAGGCACTAACCCGTTCGCGGTCTATAAAAATCCGGTATTCCGGCTTCGGTTTGGTATATGAATAATTAATATCCACAAGGCCGGGCATATCTTCCATAATTTTCCGAATATCGACAGACAATTGTTTTATTTCATCCATATCCTGGCCAAAAATCTTGACACTTAAGTCGCCTTCAGCCCCGGTTATGTGGCCACCCCTTTGAAAGGCAAGTTCAATACCGGGAACCTTTGAAAGCCTTTCACGGAGATCATCCTCGATGTCAAACTGGCTGCGCTCCCTTTCATGCTTAGGCAGGAGAGAGATAAACACAGACGCGTTATTATTGGAACCACCAAAGAGAGCGGTAAAACCTTCGCCTGTCCCGAAATTTACATACAGATTGGTCATCTCCGGGACTTCTTCAGTAATGATCTCTTCTACTTCAGCCATGATCCGGTTCATTTCCGGCAGCGAAATCCCCACTTCAGCCGTCACATTGAAAGAAATCATATCCTCATCGGTCCTGGGGATAAATTCACCACCGATATTGCCGGCTAAAATCATCGAAATCACGGCAATACCGATTACACTAAGCACAAAGAGTTTTTTATGGGCTAAAACCCATTTCAGGGATTTCTGATAGAGA
Above is a genomic segment from Candidatus Neomarinimicrobiota bacterium containing:
- a CDS encoding glutamate mutase L; the protein is MEELTVKPENIQSILATDCGSTTTKAILIEKRGDEYRLVTRGEAPTTVEAPFEDVTKGVLNAVKEVEELRGRTILDDDKIISPQKGDTGVDIYISTSSAGGGLQMLVAGVVKAMSAESAERAALGAGAIVMDVLASNDSRMPHEKISRIRHLRPDMILLSGGVDGGTISHVVEMAELLRASNPKPRLGINYRLPVIYAGNKKAAPEIEKNLSEVTDLSVVPNLRPVLERENLGPARDKIHDLFMEHVMAQAPGYKKLMDMTNAPIMPTPGAVGSIIQVIARNEDISVVGVDIGGATTDVFSVFKDPDSGKPVFNRTVSANLGMSYSISNVLAEAKLENILRWVPFDINETDLRNRIGNKMIRPTTIPQSLEELKIEQAIAREALRLSFVQHKSFAVGLKGVQKERTISDTFDQSSTGETLVNMMDLDLLVGSGGVLSHAPRRHQSARMMIDAFLPEGITQLAVDSIFMMPQLGVLASVHEKAATEVFNKDCLLRLGTCIAPVGSVKPGKDFVTVKLELPEGKVFNQAIPFGDMILIEAPYTPVKAEIIPVRGVDVGDGPGNAIRTTVYGGLVGIIIDARGRNPFMLPANLAERVKKLQVWSQAVKEFES
- a CDS encoding phosphatidate cytidylyltransferase; this encodes MMRHKSNTSLFNRVLISVIGIPVILALIAAGGVWFVSFIAIAVLLCSYEFLTLLKIPGRTGIFFLSLFNAGLVYLAYYGGMMWVYPALLGAWSVTVLLMMFRRPLSEFNTVLYAGASMIYPTLALTSLALIRGISLQTGWDSFEGARILYIMLAMIWICDTLAYFLGSAYGTVKLSPTISPNKTWEGAIAGFIGSLVVGLVAARYGWIKSFTWWDYLVLLLIAGIFGQLGDLVESALKRHIGVKDTSRLLLDHGGALDRLDSLAFTGPIVYFYLLIRFV